Proteins encoded in a region of the Zea mays cultivar B73 chromosome 2, Zm-B73-REFERENCE-NAM-5.0, whole genome shotgun sequence genome:
- the LOC103648899 gene encoding adenosylhomocysteinase has protein sequence MKGILRYLRGTLDFGLLLRWSSTMELRVYTDADWAGCPDTRRSTSGYALFLGDNLVSCLSKRQLVVSRSRAEAEYRVMVYLSTYPVQHQCTKHVEIDLHFVRERVACGAVRVLHVPTTSQFADIFTKGLPSTVFAEFRSRFLVHTTLSLTAINVNDSVTKSKFDNLYGCRHSLPDGLMRATDVMIAGKVAVVCGYGDVGKGCAAALKQAGARIIITEIDPICALLALMEGLQVLTLEDVVSEADIFVTTTGNKDIIMVDHMRKMKNNAIVCNIGHFDNEIDMLGLETYPGVKRITIKPQIDRWVFPETNTGIIILAEGRLMNLGCATGHPSFVMSCSFTNQVLAQLELWKEKNSGKYEKKVYVLPKHLDEKVNALHLGKHGAKLTKLTKSQADYIRVPIEGPYKLAHYRY, from the exons ATGAAGGGGATCCTGCGGTACTTGCGTGGCACCCTCGACTTCGGGCTCCTTCTACGCTGGTCCTCGACCATGGAGCTTCGTGTCTACACCGATGCCGACTGGGcgggctgtcccgacacgcgtcGGTCCACCTCGGGCTATGCCTTGTTCCTCGGGGACAACCTCGTCTCCTGTTTGTCCAAGCGCCAGCTGGTCGTCTCCCGCtccagagccgaggccgagtatcGCGTCATGG TCTACCTCTCCACCTACCCCGTCCAACACCAGTGCACGAAGCATGTCGAGATCGATCTTCACTTCGTCCGTGAACGAGTAGCCTGTGGAGCTGTTCGCGTTCTTCACGTGCCGACCACCtcccagttcgccgacatcttcaccaaagggCTTCCGTCGACGGTGTTTGCGGAGTTtcggtcca GGTTTCTTGTACACACAACTCTCTCTCTCACTGCCATTAATGTCAACGACTCCGTCACCAAGAGCAAG TTTGACAACTTGTATGGTTGCCGCCACTCCCTCCCTGATGGTCTGATGAGGGCCACAGACGTTATGATTGCTGGCAAGGTTGCCGTGGTCTGTGGATATGGTGATGTTGGCAAGGGCTGTGCTGCTGCACTCAAGCAGGCTGGTGCCCGTATCATCATTACTGAGATCGACCCCATCTGTGCCCTCCTGGCTCTGATGGAGGGTCTTCAGGTCCTTACCTTAGAGGATGTTGTCTCTGAGGCTGACATCTTTGTTACCACCACCGGCAACAAGGATATCATCATGGTTGACCACATGAGGAAGATGAAGAACAATGCCATTGTCTGCAACATTGGCCATTTTGACAATGAAATTGATATGCTCGGTCTTGAGACCTACCCTGGTGTCAAGCGCATCACCATCAAGCCCCAGATTGACCGCTGGGTGTTCCCTGAGACCAACACTGGCATCATTATCCTTGCAGAGGGCCGTCTGATGAACCTTGGGTGTGCTACTGGCCATCCTAGCTTTGTCATGTCCTGCTCATTCACTAACCAG GTCCTTGCCCAGCTTGAGCTGTGGAAGGAGAAGAACTCTGGCAAGTATGAGAAGAAGGTATATGTGCTCCCCAAGCACCTTGATGAGAAGGTTAATGCTCTCCACTTGGGCAAGCATGGTGCCAAGCTCACCAAGCTCACCAAGTCCCAGGCTGACTACATCAGGGTGCCGATCGAAGGTCCCTACAAGCTTGCTCACTACCGGTACTAG